One genomic window of Spirochaetota bacterium includes the following:
- a CDS encoding diacylglycerol kinase family protein → MTDSSCIERKPKAIVIVNPASRSGLKVYRQLKKCVDKYFIHDVFFTKKREHASELANSSVGDVIIVCGGDGTVNEVANGLAGRTDIAVAPTYGGSGCDLSRVFGIAKKIDARIHEIYQRLMNGHDIRIKLSKVITERNHRYFVGVGDAGFGAKVAGIFDRYRRLGKIGYIIGVLQALFTIKPKVVKLTVDGETKIENVLMVMFARSKYYAGGMKVSPHSDPLSDRARMILLKWMHKLVFLILFPKVYSGTHVNVHYVEDRDATRIDIATPELPIDVEGEYVGVTPCTFLVTDEYIRIV, encoded by the coding sequence ATGACTGATAGTAGCTGCATTGAAAGAAAACCAAAAGCCATTGTTATAGTTAATCCTGCGTCTCGTTCAGGATTAAAAGTGTATCGACAATTGAAAAAATGTGTGGATAAATATTTTATACATGATGTCTTTTTTACAAAAAAACGTGAGCATGCATCTGAACTGGCCAATTCGTCAGTAGGTGATGTCATTATTGTCTGTGGTGGCGATGGTACCGTTAATGAGGTTGCAAATGGGCTGGCTGGCAGAACTGACATTGCTGTAGCACCAACCTATGGTGGTTCTGGTTGTGATTTAAGCAGAGTATTTGGTATTGCAAAAAAGATAGATGCACGGATTCATGAGATTTATCAGAGACTAATGAATGGGCATGATATAAGAATAAAATTATCCAAAGTGATAACAGAAAGAAATCACCGTTATTTTGTGGGAGTTGGAGATGCTGGTTTTGGTGCAAAAGTTGCTGGAATTTTTGATAGATATAGACGATTAGGCAAAATAGGGTATATTATTGGTGTGCTTCAAGCACTTTTCACTATAAAACCAAAGGTGGTAAAACTTACTGTGGATGGAGAAACTAAAATAGAAAATGTCCTTATGGTTATGTTTGCACGAAGCAAATATTATGCTGGGGGCATGAAGGTATCACCACATTCAGACCCTTTAAGCGATAGAGCCCGCATGATATTGTTAAAATGGATGCATAAATTAGTATTTTTAATATTATTCCCCAAAGTATATTCTGGTACACATGTGAATGTTCATTATGTAGAGGATAGGGATGCTACAAGAATAGATATTGCAACACCTGAATTGCCAATAGATGTTGAAGGTGAATATGTAGGTGTTACACCATGTACTTTTTTAGTTACTGATGAATATATACGTATTGTATAG
- the rplM gene encoding 50S ribosomal protein L13: MGIFHRTFSLKKSQIEKKWYIIDAEGKVLGRLAAEIAHVLRGKHKPSYSPHLDMGDNVIVINAEKVLLTGKKPEEKEYFFHSKYPGGSKFVNIKKMLDKKPEYVLYHAVKGMMPKNKLARQLMGNLKIYAGSDHPHKAQKPEPLELKF, encoded by the coding sequence ATGGGTATTTTTCACAGAACGTTTTCATTAAAAAAATCTCAGATTGAGAAAAAGTGGTATATCATCGATGCAGAAGGCAAAGTTTTGGGGAGACTTGCAGCTGAGATTGCACATGTTTTGAGGGGAAAACATAAACCTTCGTATTCGCCACATCTGGATATGGGTGATAATGTGATAGTCATTAACGCGGAAAAAGTTCTTTTGACAGGGAAAAAACCCGAGGAAAAAGAATATTTCTTTCATTCAAAATATCCAGGGGGAAGCAAGTTTGTGAATATTAAAAAGATGCTTGATAAAAAGCCTGAATATGTATTGTACCATGCAGTCAAAGGTATGATGCCCAAAAATAAATTAGCACGACAGTTAATGGGTAATTTAAAGATTTATGCAGGTAGTGACCATCCCCATAAGGCTCAGAAACCCGAACCTTTAGAATTAAAGTTTTAA
- the rpsI gene encoding 30S ribosomal protein S9 — translation MASAANYATGRRKSAVARVWLKPGNGTIIINNKPINQYFRRQTLELVVRQPLEEVGVLNSFDVVATVKGGGWTGQAGAVKLGIARCLAALDEKYKKSMRQAGFLTRDSREVERKKYGQKKARKRFQFSKR, via the coding sequence ATGGCAAGTGCAGCAAATTATGCAACAGGAAGAAGAAAATCAGCGGTTGCCCGTGTATGGTTAAAACCTGGAAATGGAACTATTATTATTAATAACAAGCCAATCAATCAATATTTTAGGCGCCAAACCCTGGAACTTGTTGTGCGACAACCTTTGGAAGAAGTAGGTGTACTCAATTCGTTTGATGTTGTTGCTACTGTTAAAGGTGGTGGTTGGACTGGACAGGCAGGTGCAGTTAAGTTAGGGATAGCACGATGTTTGGCAGCGCTGGATGAAAAATATAAAAAATCAATGCGACAGGCAGGGTTCCTTACACGTGATTCACGTGAAGTTGAGCGTAAGAAATATGGCCAGAAAAAAGCACGAAAAAGATTTCAGTTTTCCAAACGATAA
- a CDS encoding RecX family transcriptional regulator, translating to MIIQDIEYTDRYIRITLDTGESMRVENTSIPMGLLHKGAMIDIDAYTLLKEEAHLFECKEKVLSYISIRNRTEHDIKKYLVKKGFDKNTINRVIQDFSEKGLINDYSYALQYIQSIRDRKTVGNKIIEKKLFEKGIDKSVIKKAIKRTQEKEPNSEQVYQLALLKYNRIKDKENAIAKVASFLYQRGFSWEIIKKVIKKLGNGSDNLKDELQE from the coding sequence ATGATTATACAGGATATTGAGTACACTGACCGTTATATACGAATAACACTTGATACAGGCGAGTCTATGCGTGTGGAAAATACTTCTATACCTATGGGGTTGTTACACAAGGGTGCAATGATTGATATTGATGCATATACCCTTCTGAAAGAGGAAGCACATCTGTTTGAGTGTAAAGAAAAAGTGCTGTCTTATATAAGTATTCGTAATAGAACAGAACATGATATTAAAAAGTATCTTGTGAAAAAAGGGTTTGATAAAAATACTATCAACAGGGTGATTCAGGATTTTTCTGAAAAGGGGCTTATCAACGATTATTCATATGCATTGCAGTACATTCAATCAATTAGAGATCGTAAAACTGTTGGGAATAAAATAATTGAAAAAAAACTTTTTGAGAAAGGAATTGATAAGTCGGTTATTAAAAAAGCAATAAAAAGAACACAGGAAAAAGAGCCTAATAGTGAGCAGGTGTATCAATTAGCTTTATTGAAATATAATAGAATTAAAGATAAAGAAAATGCTATAGCAAAAGTAGCTTCATTTTTATATCAACGAGGTTTTAGCTGGGAAATCATAAAAAAGGTTATCAAAAAATTGGGAAATGGTTCGGATAATCTAAAAGATGAATTGCAGGAATAA
- the alaS gene encoding alanine--tRNA ligase, translated as MKKVHDLRTSFIDFFKEREHRIVPSSSLIPKDDPTLLFTTAGMVQFKPMFAGTVELEYTRAASIQKCLRTSDLEKVGKTKRHCTFFEMLGNFSFGDYFKKEAIQWAWEYSTEVIGFPKEDIWVSIYLEDDEAFDIWHKTIGLPKEKIIRLGKEDNFWGPAGDSGACGPCSELYLDRGPSFGCGKPDCKPGCDCERFLEFWNLVFNQYFQDTQGVLHPLPRTGIDTGMGLERLATLVQNVDSIYQTDELKGLVDYIVKVRNIDYQGASQIAVNVLVEHARALTFAISDGAYPSNEGRGYVLRRILRRALRYGRQIGIHEPFVYTIVDPLVAAMGRQYPELSDTKENVKAVIKGEEERFLETIENGMDRLEEIIKTLVKKGEKVISGNDVFVLYDTYGFPVEMTEEIAVENGLRIDREGFEHKMEEQRTRGRQSWKGTDGKIDGVVSEILKRVQSTEFEGYEKYDLESEIVVLSNFEGLKAHLSEGENGIIVVGRTPFYGESGGQVGDTGYIESDNARFKVVDTKKSGDLIVHIGQLEKGSLHEGQRVRLSIDGIRRNLTRANHTATHLLQAALRTVLGQHVKQAGSLVAPDHFRFDFTHFKAMTPEELNHVEAIVNEKVWAALPVNTAIVPLQEALQQGAMAVFDEKYSDIVRMVSISDFSKELCGGTHVDNTGKIGVFRIMRESSPGAGVRRIEGVTLKGVYQRLVQDHTVVRRIMSLLEVNESNVEKKIAEMIEKISFLEKELEKTKAQGLKDVAKELYSKAENINSVKFVRARLQDMDADALRTLADYVRELSDNVVVCLASSQENKAFIIAAATKGAIDKGIDCGAIIKTVAKEIGGGGGGRKDLAQAGGKDIQNIGKALDKCREIVLNSSK; from the coding sequence ATGAAGAAGGTACATGATTTACGGACATCGTTTATTGATTTCTTTAAGGAGCGGGAACACAGGATAGTCCCTTCAAGTTCATTAATTCCAAAAGATGATCCAACGTTATTGTTTACTACTGCCGGTATGGTGCAGTTTAAGCCGATGTTTGCCGGTACAGTTGAATTAGAATATACGCGTGCGGCTTCTATACAGAAATGTTTGCGTACAAGCGACCTTGAAAAAGTGGGCAAGACAAAGCGCCATTGTACTTTCTTTGAGATGCTGGGGAATTTTTCGTTTGGTGATTATTTTAAGAAAGAAGCAATTCAGTGGGCGTGGGAATATTCAACTGAGGTTATTGGCTTTCCAAAAGAAGATATATGGGTTTCAATTTATTTAGAAGACGATGAAGCATTTGATATATGGCATAAAACGATTGGTTTGCCAAAAGAGAAAATCATAAGGCTTGGCAAAGAAGACAATTTTTGGGGGCCTGCCGGTGATTCAGGTGCGTGTGGTCCCTGTTCAGAGCTGTATTTAGACCGCGGGCCTTCATTTGGATGTGGCAAGCCAGATTGTAAACCTGGCTGTGATTGTGAAAGGTTTTTGGAGTTCTGGAATTTAGTATTTAACCAGTATTTTCAGGATACTCAAGGTGTGCTTCATCCACTGCCAAGAACTGGTATTGACACAGGAATGGGGCTTGAGAGGTTGGCAACGTTAGTGCAGAATGTTGACAGTATATATCAAACGGATGAATTAAAGGGGCTGGTTGATTATATTGTCAAAGTGAGAAATATTGATTACCAGGGTGCTTCGCAGATAGCAGTCAACGTGCTTGTGGAGCATGCACGAGCACTCACTTTTGCGATATCGGATGGTGCATACCCATCAAATGAGGGCAGAGGATATGTGTTGCGCCGTATCCTTAGAAGAGCGCTGCGATATGGCCGCCAGATTGGAATTCATGAACCGTTTGTATACACCATTGTTGATCCACTGGTTGCGGCCATGGGAAGACAATATCCGGAGCTATCGGACACAAAAGAAAATGTAAAAGCTGTTATTAAAGGCGAAGAGGAACGCTTCCTTGAAACCATAGAAAATGGTATGGACAGACTTGAGGAGATAATCAAAACATTAGTTAAAAAAGGGGAAAAAGTAATCAGCGGTAATGATGTATTTGTATTGTATGATACATATGGATTTCCTGTAGAAATGACAGAGGAAATAGCTGTAGAGAATGGATTGCGTATTGATAGAGAAGGTTTTGAGCACAAAATGGAAGAGCAACGAACCCGTGGAAGGCAAAGCTGGAAAGGTACAGACGGCAAAATTGATGGGGTTGTTAGCGAAATATTAAAAAGAGTTCAAAGCACAGAATTTGAAGGGTACGAGAAGTATGATTTGGAGTCGGAAATTGTTGTGCTTTCCAATTTTGAAGGGTTGAAGGCGCATTTGAGTGAAGGTGAAAATGGAATTATCGTTGTTGGACGCACGCCATTTTACGGTGAATCAGGTGGTCAGGTTGGTGATACGGGATATATTGAAAGCGACAATGCTAGATTTAAAGTTGTAGACACTAAAAAATCCGGCGATCTGATTGTGCATATTGGTCAGCTGGAAAAAGGAAGTTTACATGAGGGCCAAAGAGTACGTTTGTCAATAGATGGCATACGAAGAAATTTAACCCGTGCCAATCACACTGCAACTCATCTTTTGCAGGCAGCACTGCGTACAGTATTAGGCCAGCATGTTAAACAGGCTGGTTCACTGGTTGCTCCGGACCATTTCCGTTTTGATTTTACTCATTTCAAGGCAATGACACCTGAAGAATTGAATCATGTTGAGGCGATAGTTAATGAAAAGGTATGGGCTGCATTGCCGGTGAATACTGCAATTGTACCGTTGCAGGAAGCCTTACAGCAGGGAGCAATGGCAGTCTTTGATGAAAAGTATTCAGACATTGTGCGGATGGTGTCTATCAGTGATTTTAGCAAGGAGCTATGTGGCGGCACGCATGTGGACAATACAGGCAAAATTGGTGTTTTCAGAATAATGCGCGAATCTTCGCCTGGTGCAGGTGTGCGTAGAATTGAAGGGGTAACACTGAAAGGCGTGTATCAGCGTCTTGTGCAGGACCATACAGTAGTGCGCAGGATCATGAGCCTGTTAGAGGTAAATGAATCGAATGTAGAGAAAAAAATTGCAGAAATGATAGAAAAGATTTCTTTCTTAGAAAAGGAACTAGAAAAGACTAAGGCACAAGGGCTAAAGGACGTTGCAAAAGAGTTGTACAGCAAAGCTGAAAACATAAATAGTGTAAAATTTGTACGTGCACGGTTACAGGACATGGATGCTGATGCTTTGCGCACACTTGCAGATTATGTGCGGGAGCTTTCGGACAATGTTGTTGTATGTTTGGCTTCTTCGCAGGAAAATAAAGCTTTTATTATTGCTGCAGCCACAAAAGGAGCTATCGATAAAGGCATTGATTGTGGAGCCATTATCAAAACAGTTGCAAAAGAAATTGGTGGTGGTGGCGGTGGAAGAAAGGACTTAGCTCAGGCTGGAGGCAAAGACATACAAAATATAGGCAAGGCATTAGACAAATGCAGGGAAATTGTATTGAATAGCAGTAAATAA